Proteins from one Planctomyces sp. SH-PL62 genomic window:
- a CDS encoding cytochrome C oxidase subunit IV family protein: protein MTETIDATPTPPVVPATPAQAEAAAEAEAHDPYLKVLFGLMVMTILEYFYARVFKDAPGPLIFGLVLMAAAKASLVGWFFMHLKYERLWVFLVLAPACVLALILTALLFPDFVMQHEPLDEPVPATASASATPPIAS, encoded by the coding sequence ATGACCGAGACCATCGACGCCACGCCGACGCCGCCGGTCGTCCCCGCGACCCCCGCCCAGGCGGAGGCCGCCGCCGAGGCCGAGGCCCACGACCCCTACCTGAAGGTCCTGTTCGGCCTGATGGTGATGACGATCCTGGAGTACTTCTACGCCCGCGTGTTCAAGGACGCCCCCGGCCCGCTGATCTTCGGGCTGGTCTTGATGGCCGCGGCCAAGGCGTCGCTGGTGGGCTGGTTCTTCATGCACCTGAAGTATGAGCGCCTGTGGGTCTTCCTGGTGCTGGCCCCGGCCTGCGTCCTGGCCCTGATCCTGACCGCGCTGCTGTTCCCGGACTTCGTCATGCAGCACGAGCCGCTGGACGAGCCCGTACCGGCCACGGCGTCGGCCTCGGCGACGCCCCCGATCGCGTCCTGA
- a CDS encoding cytochrome c oxidase subunit II, translated as MRYWSLIFALAGVFSVGAFAYAPFSADWWLPNPAGEPYHSVSTFGREIDALFVIILVLSGAVFIATQAALVWAQFRYADKLDEDGRPVRPAQYFHGSQRLEVIWTIIPAGILVFLALYQMGTWANIKFRSAAPRTPALAEVTARQFQWVVKYPGPDGRLGTEDDLFTVNDLHLVKDQMALIHLKSADVIHSFFLPQMRVKQDAVPGMAIPVWFDCDRAGRYELACAELCGWGHYKMRGEVVVHETEEEFQAWQAAKLAEQGRSQAAPPPDRADEAEAEGDEK; from the coding sequence TTGCGATACTGGAGCCTGATCTTCGCACTCGCGGGCGTGTTCAGCGTGGGGGCGTTCGCCTACGCGCCGTTCTCGGCCGACTGGTGGCTCCCCAACCCCGCCGGGGAGCCGTACCACTCCGTCTCGACGTTCGGACGCGAGATCGACGCGCTGTTCGTCATCATCCTCGTCCTCTCCGGGGCGGTGTTCATCGCCACCCAGGCGGCCCTGGTGTGGGCGCAGTTCCGCTACGCCGACAAGCTCGACGAGGACGGGCGGCCGGTCCGCCCCGCGCAATACTTCCACGGCAGCCAGCGGCTGGAGGTGATCTGGACGATCATCCCGGCCGGCATCCTGGTCTTCCTGGCGCTCTACCAGATGGGGACCTGGGCGAACATCAAGTTCCGCTCGGCGGCGCCGCGGACCCCGGCCCTGGCCGAGGTGACCGCCCGCCAGTTCCAGTGGGTCGTCAAGTACCCCGGCCCCGACGGCCGGTTGGGGACGGAGGACGACCTGTTCACCGTCAACGACCTGCACCTGGTCAAGGACCAGATGGCGCTCATCCACCTGAAGTCGGCCGACGTGATCCACTCGTTCTTCCTCCCGCAGATGCGGGTGAAGCAGGACGCGGTCCCCGGCATGGCGATCCCCGTCTGGTTCGACTGCGACCGTGCGGGCCGGTATGAACTGGCCTGCGCCGAGCTTTGCGGCTGGGGCCACTACAAGATGCGGGGCGAGGTGGTGGTGCACGAGACCGAGGAGGAGTTCCAGGCGTGGCAGGCGGCCAAGCTCGCCGAGCAGGGCCGGAGCCAGGCGGCGCCGCCCCCGGATCGGGCGGACGAAGCGGAAGCGGAAGGGGACGAGAAATGA
- a CDS encoding c-type cytochrome, giving the protein MPAVGCSDAELADSIVYEEQPAMTREIEGKAHLAGKPKIQEKTREAMAKLYGPSPREIHVPEDAPLTKDESGRVGMLLGNYEQTSEGPKKLPHAGGYALYRRHCLHCHGVTGAGDGPTAAFVFPPPRDFRRGLFKFTSTPNGARPAREDLRRTIRDGLHGTSMPAFEALLTPAEIEQVVDYATFLSLRGETELALIEEGFIADDEDEDALEPDVVDELVQSVLGKWADADDQVVDPPVPRTPPSAESVARGRDLFLGRTKEKLECAGCHGAKGKGDGPSFVDLKVFNRIVFGGDPSKMPERVAKLDQPTQELWKQKLDEWGTPLRPADLSRAVYKGGRRPIDLYWRIAKGITGAQMPAHYPGIDHAQIWDLVNFVLALPYQPELVDVAPAAPPVETGTGAGGVAADADSQDPAVRR; this is encoded by the coding sequence ATGCCGGCGGTCGGGTGCTCGGACGCGGAACTCGCCGACTCCATCGTCTACGAGGAGCAGCCGGCGATGACCCGCGAGATCGAGGGCAAGGCCCACCTCGCCGGCAAGCCGAAGATCCAGGAGAAGACCCGCGAGGCGATGGCGAAGCTCTACGGCCCGTCGCCCCGGGAGATCCACGTCCCGGAAGACGCACCGCTGACCAAGGACGAGTCGGGCCGGGTCGGGATGCTGCTCGGGAATTACGAGCAGACGTCGGAGGGGCCGAAGAAGCTCCCCCACGCCGGCGGCTACGCCCTCTACCGCCGCCACTGCCTCCACTGCCACGGCGTGACCGGCGCGGGGGACGGGCCGACGGCCGCGTTCGTCTTCCCCCCTCCCCGCGACTTCCGCCGGGGCCTGTTCAAGTTCACCTCGACCCCCAACGGCGCGCGGCCCGCCCGGGAAGACCTCCGGCGGACGATCCGCGACGGCCTCCACGGGACGTCGATGCCCGCGTTCGAGGCCCTGCTGACCCCGGCCGAGATCGAGCAGGTGGTCGACTACGCGACCTTCCTCAGCCTCCGCGGCGAGACCGAACTGGCCCTCATCGAGGAAGGCTTCATCGCCGACGACGAGGACGAGGACGCCCTGGAGCCCGACGTGGTCGACGAGCTGGTCCAGTCGGTCCTGGGCAAATGGGCCGACGCGGACGACCAGGTGGTGGACCCGCCGGTCCCGCGCACGCCCCCCTCGGCCGAGAGCGTCGCGCGAGGTCGCGACCTGTTCCTGGGCCGCACCAAGGAGAAGCTCGAGTGCGCCGGCTGCCACGGGGCGAAGGGGAAGGGGGACGGCCCCAGCTTCGTGGACCTGAAGGTCTTCAACCGGATCGTCTTCGGCGGCGACCCGAGCAAGATGCCCGAACGGGTGGCGAAGCTCGACCAGCCGACCCAGGAGCTGTGGAAGCAGAAGCTCGACGAGTGGGGGACCCCGCTCCGCCCGGCCGACCTGTCCCGGGCGGTGTACAAGGGAGGGAGGCGGCCGATCGACCTCTACTGGCGGATCGCCAAGGGGATCACCGGCGCCCAGATGCCCGCCCACTACCCGGGGATCGACCACGCCCAGATCTGGGACCTCGTCAACTTCGTGCTCGCCCTCCCCTACCAACCCGAGCTTGTGGACGTCGCCCCGGCCGCGCCCCCTGTCGAGACCGGGACCGGAGCCGGGGGGGTGGCGGCCGACGCCGACTCCCAGGACCCGGCGGTCCGACGGTGA
- a CDS encoding CPBP family intramembrane glutamic endopeptidase: MKSIKDFPDLDPKSRSADGRRKLRRLIFVEPIEDPTPGYWSTTRKPLPSLVLVAPIVLAYEFGVVWLGGSSASALRTGADAWMRQSLAAAGLTDHWLLPLSLFLILLGWQAFQPKGWKFSPMVVAGMIFESLVLAVALVGVSRLVDMGFDLMERTNPPTVLLQVPGSADGSAAQLVGYLGAGVYEEALFRLLLVPFVFYLLRGLQTPQVLSNATAVTGSALLFSLAHHAGNPGEAFTWFAFIFRWMAGVFFAWVFILRGFGIAVGAHTAYDVLVGWVGWDG; the protein is encoded by the coding sequence TTGAAGTCCATCAAAGACTTCCCGGACCTGGATCCGAAGTCGCGCTCCGCCGACGGCCGGCGAAAGCTGCGGCGGCTGATCTTCGTCGAGCCGATCGAGGACCCGACGCCGGGGTACTGGTCGACGACCCGCAAGCCGCTCCCGTCGCTCGTCCTGGTCGCGCCGATCGTCCTGGCCTACGAGTTCGGGGTGGTCTGGCTGGGGGGGAGTTCCGCCTCCGCCCTGCGGACGGGCGCCGACGCCTGGATGCGCCAGAGCCTGGCGGCGGCCGGGCTCACGGACCACTGGCTCCTCCCCCTGTCGCTCTTCCTGATCCTCCTGGGATGGCAGGCGTTCCAGCCCAAGGGCTGGAAGTTCTCGCCGATGGTGGTCGCCGGGATGATCTTCGAGAGCCTGGTCCTGGCGGTCGCCCTGGTGGGGGTGAGCCGCCTCGTGGACATGGGCTTCGACCTGATGGAGCGGACGAATCCACCCACCGTCTTGCTCCAGGTCCCCGGCTCGGCCGACGGCTCGGCGGCGCAGCTCGTGGGCTACCTGGGCGCCGGGGTCTACGAGGAAGCCTTGTTCCGGCTCCTGCTCGTCCCCTTCGTCTTCTATCTCCTGCGCGGCTTGCAGACGCCCCAGGTCCTCTCCAACGCGACGGCGGTCACGGGCTCGGCGCTCCTCTTCTCGCTGGCCCACCACGCGGGCAACCCGGGCGAGGCGTTCACCTGGTTCGCGTTCATCTTCCGCTGGATGGCCGGCGTCTTCTTCGCCTGGGTCTTCATCCTCCGGGGGTTCGGCATCGCGGTCGGGGCGCACACGGCGTACGATGTCCTGGTCGGTTGGGTCGGCTGGGACGGTTGA
- a CDS encoding heme-copper oxidase subunit III, translating into MAQAEAPTHEMQAHHHPLPDATPAPATPGKVAVWLFLATEIMFFTGLIGTYIVCRAGSPPTAYSNLFAPTTPLDRLGSARGVLLEAPGADPAKVSAAIVAATHKGDEEVAHILAAVPHGLVNGLFEEGATTLADDLAKLGATAKVVSLETSSWPKPYDPLTNPLSIDLTTVNTFILICSSATMVLALSAIQRGRKVRCSLYLLATVALGSLFLGIQVYEYHELLEGRIYPPGISPTGHFRPGVSLFASCFFTVTGFHGLHVAAGVVTLALVFLASLTGRYSARNFATIEYAGLYWHFVDVVWILLFTIVYLV; encoded by the coding sequence ATGGCCCAAGCGGAAGCCCCGACCCACGAAATGCAAGCCCACCACCATCCCCTCCCGGACGCGACTCCTGCGCCGGCGACTCCGGGGAAGGTCGCCGTGTGGCTGTTCCTGGCGACCGAGATCATGTTCTTCACGGGCCTGATCGGCACGTACATCGTCTGCCGAGCGGGGAGCCCTCCCACGGCGTACAGCAACCTCTTCGCGCCGACCACGCCCCTCGATCGGCTCGGGTCGGCCCGGGGCGTGCTCCTGGAAGCCCCCGGGGCCGATCCCGCCAAGGTTTCGGCGGCGATCGTCGCGGCGACTCACAAGGGGGACGAGGAGGTCGCCCACATTCTGGCGGCCGTCCCCCACGGCCTCGTCAACGGGCTGTTCGAGGAAGGGGCGACCACCCTCGCCGACGACCTCGCGAAGCTGGGGGCGACGGCCAAGGTCGTCTCGCTCGAGACGTCGAGCTGGCCCAAGCCGTATGATCCCCTGACCAACCCGCTGAGCATCGACCTGACGACGGTCAACACCTTCATCCTGATCTGCTCGTCGGCCACGATGGTCCTGGCGCTCTCGGCGATCCAGCGCGGGCGGAAGGTCCGCTGCTCGCTCTACCTGCTGGCCACCGTGGCCCTGGGGAGCCTCTTCCTGGGGATCCAGGTCTACGAATACCACGAGCTTCTGGAAGGGCGGATCTACCCGCCGGGGATCAGCCCGACCGGGCACTTCCGGCCGGGCGTGAGCCTCTTCGCCTCGTGCTTCTTCACCGTGACCGGGTTCCACGGGCTGCACGTCGCGGCCGGGGTGGTCACGCTCGCCCTGGTCTTCCTGGCGTCGCTTACCGGGCGATATTCGGCGAGGAACTTCGCGACGATCGAGTACGCGGGCCTGTACTGGCACTTCGTGGACGTGGTGTGGATCCTGCTGTTCACGATCGTCTACCTCGTCTGA
- a CDS encoding metallophosphoesterase family protein — MPPLRLIHASDVHVWKHEFNPMRLMNKRLVGMASLLLGRARRFRLERLGEVVERIRARDADHLLITGDLTTTAMTAEFHQALEALAPLLGDPSRATVIPGNHDRYTGMAFRENHFERAFGRFMGAPRFPWIKFVAEKTAVLGLDPTRAALHARGHLPLAQLDAARKLWEEHRGSVDRLIVACHYPTDAPPALRRKLDSKRLDDAPRLAAWLATLGPHLFCCGHVHHAWAFTPPDIPDQLCLNAGAPLLRDETGKNPPGFLEIVLDGPDVDVIHHAWTESGWTERRMERRPGFFAVPTRPIQSN, encoded by the coding sequence GTGCCCCCATTGCGACTCATCCACGCCTCCGACGTGCACGTCTGGAAGCACGAGTTCAACCCGATGCGGTTGATGAACAAACGGCTCGTCGGGATGGCCTCCCTGCTGCTGGGGCGGGCCCGCCGATTCCGCCTGGAACGGCTCGGCGAGGTCGTCGAGCGGATCAGGGCGAGGGACGCCGACCACCTCCTGATCACCGGCGACCTGACCACGACGGCCATGACCGCGGAGTTCCACCAGGCCCTGGAAGCCCTGGCCCCCTTGCTCGGCGACCCCTCCCGCGCGACGGTGATCCCCGGCAACCACGACCGCTACACCGGGATGGCCTTCCGGGAGAACCACTTCGAACGCGCGTTCGGCCGATTCATGGGCGCCCCACGGTTCCCCTGGATCAAGTTCGTCGCCGAGAAGACCGCCGTCCTCGGCCTGGACCCCACACGCGCCGCGCTTCACGCGAGGGGCCACCTGCCGCTCGCTCAGCTCGACGCCGCCCGCAAGCTCTGGGAGGAGCACCGGGGCTCGGTCGATCGCCTGATCGTCGCCTGCCATTACCCGACCGACGCCCCCCCCGCGCTGAGGCGTAAGCTCGACTCGAAGCGCCTGGACGACGCTCCCCGGCTGGCCGCCTGGCTGGCGACCCTCGGCCCCCACCTGTTCTGTTGCGGCCACGTCCACCACGCCTGGGCGTTCACCCCGCCCGACATCCCGGACCAGCTCTGCCTGAACGCCGGCGCGCCCCTGCTGCGCGACGAGACCGGGAAAAATCCCCCCGGCTTCCTGGAAATCGTCCTCGACGGCCCCGACGTGGACGTGATCCACCACGCCTGGACCGAGTCCGGCTGGACCGAGCGACGGATGGAACGCCGACCGGGATTCTTCGCGGTCCCCACCCGGCCGATTCAGTCCAACTGA
- a CDS encoding cbb3-type cytochrome c oxidase subunit I, which produces MSAEPTTAGVHPPTAPHPAEGFGAEVHHPVPSNFLTRYVFSTDHKVIGIQFLFSSLIAFLVGGLLAMVIRWQLAWPWRPIPILSQWLWSSPALGGQMPPEFYNKLFTMHATIMIFFVIIPLLTGAFGNFLIPLMIGARDMAFPKLNMFSYWIMWPGFALITASFFVEGGAPEAGWTSYPPLATGFHAAPGSLNGQTYWLLALLCAGISSLTGSINYITTIVMLRSPGMKMFRMPMTVWSLFITALLQAFALPVLTSALVMQTLDRLAGTNFFSPAGGTIANAPAVVGGGAPLLWQHLFWFYSHPAVYIMILPGMGIASDVISTFSRKPLFGYKPMVVALAAIAGLGFIVWGHHMFQSGMNPALAATFMLSTMMIALPSAIKVFNWIGTMWGGRIQYTTAMLNAMAFVSMFIIGGLSGIFMAATPVDIHIHDTYFIVGHIHYVLFGGSTFAVFAGIYYWFPKIFGRMMSERLGLIHFFLTFLFFNGTFFFMHIVGWHGHMRRIADPTVYEFLRAPGVVWMNQFMTISAFGLGLSQLVFAWNFLASLVAGPVAGPNPWRANSLEWTTTSPPPPYNFATLPRVYHAPYEYSVPGNEEDFLPQTRPLPPNITLDPVMA; this is translated from the coding sequence ATGAGTGCGGAACCGACCACGGCCGGCGTCCACCCCCCGACGGCCCCCCACCCGGCCGAGGGCTTCGGGGCGGAGGTCCACCATCCGGTCCCCTCGAACTTCCTGACGCGGTACGTCTTCTCGACCGACCACAAGGTGATCGGGATCCAGTTCCTGTTCTCCAGCCTGATCGCTTTCCTCGTCGGCGGCCTGCTGGCGATGGTGATCCGCTGGCAGCTCGCCTGGCCGTGGAGGCCGATCCCGATCCTCTCGCAGTGGCTCTGGTCGAGCCCCGCGCTGGGGGGGCAGATGCCGCCGGAGTTCTACAACAAGCTGTTCACGATGCACGCGACGATCATGATCTTCTTCGTGATCATCCCGCTCTTGACCGGGGCGTTCGGCAACTTCCTGATCCCGCTGATGATCGGCGCGCGGGACATGGCGTTCCCGAAGCTGAACATGTTCTCCTACTGGATCATGTGGCCGGGCTTCGCGCTGATCACGGCCTCGTTCTTCGTCGAAGGCGGGGCGCCCGAGGCCGGCTGGACGAGCTATCCGCCGCTGGCGACCGGCTTCCACGCGGCGCCGGGGTCGCTCAACGGCCAGACCTACTGGCTGCTGGCGCTGTTGTGCGCCGGGATCTCGTCGCTGACCGGCTCGATCAACTACATCACGACGATCGTGATGCTGCGGTCGCCGGGCATGAAGATGTTCCGGATGCCGATGACGGTCTGGTCGCTGTTCATCACGGCCCTGCTCCAGGCGTTCGCGCTGCCGGTCCTGACCTCGGCACTGGTGATGCAGACCCTGGACCGGCTGGCGGGGACGAACTTCTTCTCGCCGGCGGGGGGGACCATCGCGAACGCGCCGGCGGTGGTCGGCGGCGGTGCCCCCCTGCTCTGGCAGCACCTGTTCTGGTTCTACTCGCACCCGGCGGTCTACATCATGATCCTGCCGGGGATGGGGATCGCGTCGGACGTGATCTCGACGTTCTCGCGGAAGCCGCTGTTCGGCTACAAGCCGATGGTGGTGGCGCTGGCGGCGATCGCCGGCCTGGGCTTCATCGTCTGGGGCCATCACATGTTCCAGTCGGGCATGAATCCCGCGCTGGCGGCGACGTTCATGCTCTCGACGATGATGATCGCGCTCCCCTCGGCCATCAAGGTCTTCAACTGGATCGGCACGATGTGGGGGGGGCGGATCCAGTACACGACGGCCATGCTCAACGCGATGGCGTTCGTCTCGATGTTCATCATCGGCGGGCTGTCGGGGATCTTCATGGCGGCGACCCCCGTGGACATCCACATCCACGACACGTATTTCATCGTCGGCCACATCCACTACGTCCTGTTCGGCGGCAGCACGTTCGCGGTCTTCGCCGGGATCTACTACTGGTTCCCCAAGATCTTCGGCCGGATGATGAGCGAGCGTCTGGGGCTGATCCACTTCTTCCTGACGTTCCTGTTCTTCAACGGCACCTTCTTCTTCATGCACATCGTCGGCTGGCACGGCCACATGCGGCGGATCGCCGACCCGACGGTGTACGAGTTTCTGAGGGCGCCCGGGGTCGTCTGGATGAACCAGTTCATGACCATCAGCGCGTTCGGGCTGGGGCTCTCCCAGCTCGTGTTCGCCTGGAACTTCCTCGCCAGCCTGGTCGCCGGCCCGGTCGCGGGCCCGAACCCCTGGCGGGCGAACTCGCTGGAGTGGACGACGACGTCGCCCCCCCCGCCCTATAATTTCGCGACGCTGCCGAGGGTGTACCACGCCCCCTACGAATACAGCGTCCCGGGGAACGAGGAGGACTTCCTCCCCCAGACCCGGCCGCTGCCGCCGAACATCACGCTGGACCCGGTCATGGCGTGA
- the cyoE gene encoding heme o synthase, with amino-acid sequence MKSASLGESALAASAADVVTLDEVESRTSAYISLTKPRIVLMVLITVGVGFLLGARGSAHPATLAITLIGSALVAGGASALNMYLERDRDALMKRTRRRALPTGRLAPIEAAVFGVAIGLGGTLILLLGAGATAAGVALATFLLYVFVYTPLKPVTTLNTAIGAVPGALPPVIGWSAATGTLSVEAWTLFLIVFLWQFPHFLAIAWLYRDDYARGGMRMLPEVDPAGVMTGRQATLYALALVPAGLLPTVVGLAGPWYFLGALGFGLFYLAASFRFWADVNEVTARRLLRASILYLPAVLLLLVLNPLPA; translated from the coding sequence TTGAAATCCGCCTCGCTGGGCGAATCCGCCCTCGCCGCCTCCGCCGCCGACGTCGTCACCCTGGACGAGGTCGAGAGCCGGACGTCGGCGTACATCTCGCTGACCAAGCCCCGCATCGTGCTGATGGTGCTGATCACGGTGGGCGTGGGCTTCCTGCTGGGCGCGCGCGGCAGCGCGCATCCGGCGACGCTGGCGATCACCCTGATCGGCTCGGCGCTGGTGGCCGGGGGGGCGAGCGCCCTGAACATGTACCTGGAGCGGGATCGCGACGCCTTGATGAAGCGGACGCGGCGGCGGGCGCTGCCGACCGGGCGGCTCGCCCCGATCGAGGCGGCGGTCTTCGGCGTCGCGATCGGCCTCGGCGGGACCCTGATCCTGCTGCTGGGCGCCGGCGCGACGGCCGCCGGGGTGGCCCTGGCGACGTTTCTGCTCTACGTCTTCGTCTACACCCCTCTCAAGCCGGTGACGACGCTCAACACGGCGATCGGGGCGGTGCCGGGCGCGCTGCCGCCGGTGATCGGCTGGTCGGCGGCGACCGGGACCCTGAGCGTCGAGGCCTGGACCCTGTTCCTGATCGTCTTCCTCTGGCAGTTCCCGCACTTCCTGGCGATCGCCTGGCTCTACCGCGACGACTACGCCCGGGGCGGGATGCGGATGCTCCCCGAGGTCGACCCGGCGGGCGTGATGACCGGCCGGCAGGCGACGCTCTACGCGCTGGCGCTCGTCCCGGCGGGACTCCTGCCGACCGTCGTGGGCCTGGCCGGGCCGTGGTACTTCCTGGGCGCCCTGGGCTTCGGCCTGTTCTACCTGGCGGCGTCCTTCCGGTTCTGGGCCGACGTCAACGAGGTCACCGCCCGTCGGCTGCTCCGGGCTTCGATCTTGTACCTTCCGGCGGTGCTGCTGCTGCTCGTGCTCAACCCCCTGCCCGCCTGA
- a CDS encoding DUF420 domain-containing protein gives MQPAYPRGVLTVVLAIVLSGGLCLAWVRATDAARPAGQDLGEASTRLGSFALVERSGEAVTDADFADRVAVVSFVFTRCQLSCPRITSIMKSLQDRLAGADVQLVSLSVDPEYDTPEVLRDYADRFGADRDRWWFLTGPRDPILAMINEKFHLTAMTNPTPAADGSDEAVVHSDRLALVDRGTVIGLFDSREPKALEDLVAKARRLASPRWIRTLPAVNATLNGLCTVLLLAGWVAIRRPSGSASLAATEALASPTAPGGSTVRARLSALFGNPATRGHLLAMSLALLTSAVFLSCYLVYHFFAGGTKFAGHGWILWLYLTILLSHTLLATFFVVPLVALTVIRALKGDYARHARIAQVAFPIWLYVSITGVVIYLMLYQLPLAELGSPSA, from the coding sequence GTGCAACCGGCCTATCCTCGCGGCGTGCTGACGGTCGTCCTCGCCATCGTCCTCTCCGGGGGCCTCTGCCTGGCCTGGGTTCGGGCCACCGACGCGGCCCGGCCGGCGGGCCAGGATCTCGGCGAGGCCTCGACGCGGCTGGGGTCGTTCGCGCTCGTCGAGCGGTCGGGTGAAGCGGTGACCGACGCCGACTTCGCGGATCGGGTCGCGGTGGTCTCGTTCGTCTTCACGCGCTGCCAGCTCTCCTGCCCCCGGATCACGAGCATCATGAAGAGCCTGCAGGACCGGCTTGCGGGGGCCGACGTGCAGCTCGTCAGCCTTTCGGTCGACCCCGAGTACGACACGCCGGAGGTCCTCCGCGACTACGCGGATCGGTTCGGCGCGGACCGCGACCGCTGGTGGTTCCTGACCGGCCCTCGCGACCCGATCCTGGCGATGATCAACGAGAAGTTCCACCTCACGGCCATGACCAACCCCACGCCGGCGGCCGACGGGAGCGACGAGGCCGTCGTCCACAGCGACCGCCTGGCGCTGGTCGATCGGGGGACGGTCATCGGCCTGTTCGATTCGCGCGAGCCGAAGGCGCTGGAGGATCTGGTGGCGAAGGCCCGCCGGCTCGCCTCGCCCCGGTGGATCCGCACCCTCCCGGCCGTCAACGCGACCCTCAACGGCCTCTGCACGGTCCTCCTGCTCGCGGGCTGGGTCGCCATCCGACGGCCGTCCGGCTCGGCGAGCCTGGCCGCGACCGAGGCGCTGGCCTCGCCCACGGCCCCGGGCGGCTCGACGGTGCGAGCCCGGCTGTCGGCCCTGTTCGGCAACCCCGCGACGCGGGGCCACCTGCTGGCGATGTCGCTGGCGCTGTTGACCTCGGCCGTCTTCCTGAGCTGCTACCTCGTCTACCACTTCTTCGCCGGCGGGACGAAGTTCGCCGGCCACGGCTGGATCCTCTGGCTCTACCTGACGATCCTGCTGTCGCACACCCTCCTGGCGACGTTCTTCGTCGTCCCGCTCGTGGCCCTCACGGTGATCCGGGCCCTCAAGGGGGATTACGCCCGGCACGCCCGGATCGCCCAGGTCGCCTTCCCGATCTGGCTCTACGTCTCGATCACCGGGGTCGTCATCTACCTCATGCTCTACCAACTCCCGCTGGCCGAGCTGGGCTCCCCGAGCGCATGA
- a CDS encoding COX15/CtaA family protein has product MTNLNTNPAADRSPGYRRAPHWAAVLAAVFTLPLLYVGGSVTTYRVGMAVPDWPTTFGMNMFLYDFWNAPFGVQVEHSHRLYGAAVGVAMIALCAWFFLHESRRWMKVFGLAALVMVIVQGLLGGYRVTQNSTTWAAVHGCLGQVFFATTVALATFTGRDWLSDAKPTPDAGGVRKLAVITLLLIAAQIGLGAWVRHFSGQGAAVFHGIVGTAILGVAAHLYVKTKRLDPPKPSLRSAARVQEILAGVQILLGVASFVALWPFDGTPRVVGFYQAVVRTVHQTNGAVLLAASVVATLRAFRHFGPTSATSIPSSPSSSTSEPTDLEVVA; this is encoded by the coding sequence ATGACGAACCTCAATACGAATCCGGCAGCCGACCGATCGCCGGGCTACCGCCGCGCCCCCCACTGGGCGGCGGTGCTGGCGGCGGTCTTCACGCTCCCCCTGCTGTACGTGGGGGGCTCGGTGACGACCTACCGCGTCGGCATGGCGGTCCCCGACTGGCCGACGACGTTCGGCATGAACATGTTCCTCTACGACTTCTGGAACGCCCCCTTCGGCGTCCAGGTCGAGCACAGCCACCGGCTCTACGGCGCGGCGGTAGGCGTGGCGATGATCGCGCTTTGCGCCTGGTTCTTCCTCCACGAATCCCGGCGGTGGATGAAGGTTTTCGGGCTCGCGGCGTTGGTCATGGTGATCGTCCAGGGGCTCCTGGGGGGCTACCGGGTGACGCAGAACTCGACGACCTGGGCGGCGGTCCACGGCTGCCTGGGCCAGGTCTTCTTCGCCACGACCGTCGCGCTGGCGACGTTCACCGGCCGCGACTGGCTGAGCGACGCGAAGCCCACCCCCGACGCCGGCGGGGTCCGCAAGCTGGCCGTGATCACGCTGCTCCTGATCGCCGCCCAGATCGGCCTCGGGGCCTGGGTGCGGCACTTCAGCGGGCAGGGTGCGGCCGTCTTCCACGGCATCGTCGGCACGGCGATCCTGGGGGTCGCGGCCCATCTGTACGTGAAGACCAAGAGGCTGGACCCGCCGAAGCCGTCGCTGCGATCGGCCGCGCGGGTGCAGGAGATCCTGGCGGGCGTCCAGATCCTGCTGGGGGTCGCGTCGTTCGTCGCGCTCTGGCCGTTCGACGGCACCCCCCGCGTGGTCGGCTTCTACCAGGCGGTGGTGCGCACCGTCCACCAGACCAACGGCGCGGTGCTGCTGGCGGCGTCGGTCGTCGCGACGCTGCGGGCGTTCCGCCATTTCGGGCCGACCTCGGCCACTTCGATCCCTTCGTCCCCTTCCTCGTCCACGTCCGAACCGACTGATTTGGAGGTCGTCGCTTGA